The following nucleotide sequence is from Thermostaphylospora chromogena.
GATCCTGCTCGACCCGGAGATCGACGCGGTGGAGCTGGACGTCCTCGTCCTCGGCGACGACCGGGAGGCCACCGACACCGTGCAGGCCCTCGCCGGCCGCATCCCCGGGATGCGCGGCGTCTACGGCGGGCGGCTGCGCAACGCGCACCAGGTCGAAGCCCTCACCGCCAACCTGATCTCCATCAACCGCCGCTACAAGGCCCACGCGGGTTTCCGCGTCACCGACGTCTGAGCGGTCCCCGGCGGGCGCCGGGGCCGCGGAGGGTGCGGGTCACAGCCACCCCGCCTCCTCTGCCACCCGGATCGCCTCCACCTTGTTGCGGGCCCCGACCTTGCCGACGGCCGAGGTGAGGTAGTTGCGCACGGTCCCCGGCGACAGGTGCAGCCGTGCGGCGATCTCCTCGGCGGTGGCGCCGGCGGCGGCCTCCTTGAGCACCGTCGTCTCCCGCGGGGTGAGCGGGCTCTCGCCGTACTCCATGGCCGCCGCCACCAGTTCGGGGTCGAGCACCCGCAGCCCGGCCGCGGTGCGCCGGACGGCGTCGGCCAGGCGCTCGCCGGGAGCGTCCTTGACGAGGAACGCCTCGAGCCCGGCGGACAGCGCCCGGCGCAGGTGACCGGGCTGTCCCAGCGCGGTCAGGATGAGGACGCGGCAGGACGGCAGGACCGCGCGCAGCTCGGCGGCGGCGGTGATGCCGTCCACGACGGGCAGATCGATGTCCACGACGGCGACGTCGGGCCGGGTGCGCAGGGCCTCGGGGACGATGCGGTCGCCGGAGGTCACCTCGGCGACCACGTCCAGGTCGCGCTCCA
It contains:
- a CDS encoding response regulator transcription factor → MIRILLAEDMHMIRSALAALIRLERDLDVVAEVTSGDRIVPEALRTRPDVAVVDIDLPVVDGITAAAELRAVLPSCRVLILTALGQPGHLRRALSAGLEAFLVKDAPGERLADAVRRTAAGLRVLDPELVAAAMEYGESPLTPRETTVLKEAAAGATAEEIAARLHLSPGTVRNYLTSAVGKVGARNKVEAIRVAEEAGWL